A stretch of Dasypus novemcinctus isolate mDasNov1 chromosome 14, mDasNov1.1.hap2, whole genome shotgun sequence DNA encodes these proteins:
- the ANKRD46 gene encoding ankyrin repeat domain-containing protein 46 isoform X1, with the protein MLLLSSPSSSSPSIPPSSPSPPPSSPLPPNHYHHHHHHHHHHRHQIITVITTTIITIITITATIIIITTITIITITTTTTITTAITTTTIITITTTIITIITIITTIIITIITTTTTIIIITINTTTTIITIITTIIIAIITTIITIITTTTITIIIAIITTIITIITITTTIITIITIITTIITITTTIIIIITIITTTTTIIIITINTTTTITTIITIITTTTTTIITTTTIITITTIIIAITTTTTIMILVLSLAFLTFCGFSISIFKDFPWWM; encoded by the coding sequence ATGTTGctattatcatcaccatcatcttcatcaccatcaataccaccatcatcaccatcaccaccaccatcatcaccattgcCACCAAATcattaccatcatcaccaccaccatcatcatcaccatcgcCACCAAATCATTAccgtcatcaccaccaccatcatcaccatcatcaccatcaccgccaccatcatcatcatcaccaccattaccatcatcaccatcaccaccaccaccaccatcaccactgccatcaccaccaccaccatcatcaccatcaccactaccatcattaccatcatcaccatcattaccACCATCATTATTACCAtcatcaccactaccaccaccatcatcatcatcactatcaaCACGACCACCACCATcattaccatcatcaccaccatcattattgccatcatcaccaccatcatcaccatcatcaccaccaccaccatcaccatcatcattgccatcatcaccaccatcattaccatcatcaccatcaccaccaccatcattaccatcatcaccatcatcaccaccatcatcaccatcaccactaccatcattatcatcatcaccatcatcaccactactaccaccatcatcatcatcactatcaacacgaccaccaccatcaccaccatcatcaccatcattaccaccaccaccaccaccatcatcaccaccaccaccatcattaccatcaccactatcatcattgccatcaccacaaccaccaccatcATGATTCTGGTACTATCATTAGCATTTCTCACTTTCTGTGGTTTTTCAATCTCCATTTTCAAGGACTTCCCTTGGTGGATGTAA